AGTAGTTTTGTGCCCCGCACGGCGATTATGCCCACCGGCGTCTCCATCTTCACCGACTCGGGAGACAACTTTCCGATCAGTCCGGAAACGTATACAAAGGTGCCTCGTACCATGCGCGTGACGAAAGAGTACTCTTCCTCTTTCGGCTCGAACTTGAAGTCCTTCATCTCCAATTCGCTTGACGGACCAAGGCTAATGACCGTGTCGTCCTTGAGGATGACTCCCACGGACCCATCCTTCTCCGTTTTCAGTACATCAGCGACATGCAGTCGAGTTCCAACTGCCGCAGAAATTGTCTGTCCACCGCTAACGATAGACACACTTCCTTTCACCGTCTTGACCGAACCCACCTCATCGCTAACTGGTGCTTGGTCTTCGGACTTCGGAGGCTCCGTCGGATTGGAGGCGTTGGCCGCGATTAGAATCGCGCTTGTTGACTCAGAACCAAGAGAATCTGGCAGAGAAGAGGCGTCCGGCGAGTAGACTTCGACATCCGCACTTAGGCCCGCATCCCCCGGATCGTTATCTGCCACGTGAGGTTGGGCATAGCCTCGCAAGGAACTACTCCACAGAACGAATGCAAGAAGCAGCGCCACTTTGCATGTCTGCATAGGATTGAGTCTCCTTCACATAGCCGACATCGCGGATTGAGTAACACCACAACTTCGACGTATATCTACAACTGCTGTAATTATATAGGTCAATCTAATAACCTGACAACACCTTCCCCCATCAAGATGACATCGATTGCCTGCAAAGTCGAAGA
This region of Candidatus Hydrogenedentota bacterium genomic DNA includes:
- a CDS encoding FecR family protein, coding for MQTCKVALLLAFVLWSSSLRGYAQPHVADNDPGDAGLSADVEVYSPDASSLPDSLGSESTSAILIAANASNPTEPPKSEDQAPVSDEVGSVKTVKGSVSIVSGGQTISAAVGTRLHVADVLKTEKDGSVGVILKDDTVISLGPSSELEMKDFKFEPKEEEYSFVTRMVRGTFVYVSGLIGKLSPESVKMETPVGIIAVRGTKLLIRIKG